In the genome of Pelobacter seleniigenes DSM 18267, one region contains:
- the hypE gene encoding hydrogenase expression/formation protein HypE yields MPDDIILLGHGSGGKLSHQLLDELIIPMLSEVETKDQNDAALLTHAGQRLAFTTDSYVVDPIFFPGGTIGDLAVYGTVNDLAMVGAQPLAISVGLILEEGLPKDDLQRVLESMKQAAASAGVRIVTGDTKVVPRGKADKIFINTSGIGVFAHDFNLTGNNARPGDKVLINGSIGDHGMAILASREGLALETDISSDSAPLNGLVEALLTHIGAAVHVLRDPTRGGVATTLKEIALQSGVDIVLDETAQPVHHNVRSACAILGLDPLFVANEGKMLAVVAADQAEAALQIMRSHPRGLEAAIIGEVSAASTGRVAMRTALGGLRAIDMLAGEQLPRIC; encoded by the coding sequence ATGCCTGATGACATTATCCTGCTCGGCCACGGTAGTGGCGGCAAGCTCAGCCACCAATTGCTGGACGAGCTGATCATCCCCATGCTTTCCGAGGTTGAGACCAAAGACCAGAACGACGCGGCGCTGCTCACCCACGCCGGCCAGCGGCTGGCCTTTACCACCGACTCTTACGTGGTCGACCCGATCTTTTTTCCGGGCGGCACCATCGGCGATCTGGCCGTGTATGGCACGGTCAATGATCTGGCCATGGTCGGCGCCCAGCCGCTCGCTATCAGCGTCGGCCTGATTCTCGAAGAAGGGCTGCCCAAGGACGATCTGCAGCGGGTGCTGGAGAGCATGAAACAGGCTGCAGCCAGTGCCGGGGTCAGGATCGTGACCGGTGACACCAAGGTCGTGCCGCGCGGCAAAGCGGACAAAATATTCATCAACACCTCCGGCATCGGAGTCTTCGCTCATGACTTCAACCTGACCGGCAACAATGCCCGCCCGGGCGATAAGGTGCTGATCAACGGCAGCATCGGCGATCACGGTATGGCGATCCTGGCCAGTCGTGAAGGGCTGGCCCTTGAGACCGATATCAGCAGCGACAGCGCTCCCCTCAACGGTCTGGTCGAGGCCCTGCTGACCCACATCGGTGCGGCCGTGCATGTCCTGCGCGATCCGACCCGGGGCGGCGTGGCGACGACTCTCAAGGAGATCGCCCTGCAGTCCGGGGTCGATATCGTGCTTGATGAGACTGCGCAACCGGTCCATCACAACGTCCGTAGCGCCTGCGCCATTCTCGGGCTGGACCCGCTGTTTGTCGCCAATGAAGGAAAAATGCTCGCCGTGGTTGCCGCGGACCAGGCCGAAGCAGCCCTGCAGATCATGCGCAGCCATCCCCGCGGCCTGGAAGCGGCCATTATCGGTGAAGTCAGCGCGGCCTCTACCGGCCGGGTGGCCATGCGCACCGCCCTGGGCGGTCTACGGGCTATCGACATGCTGGCTGGGGAGCAGTTGCCGCGGATCTGCTGA
- a CDS encoding alpha/beta fold hydrolase, producing the protein MQRITRGDLAAACRWQRLRRVRLRAVWPLAGLLVILLTCRFGGVADAATWSSEKLVTEPYFNGQMLIREAGQEHPELVLLLHGLGDEAGTTWDSLLPELATHYHVVAPDLPGFGRSAKGNQLYTPEAYAAIVDWLVATLPDKPLTLVGHSLGGAVAMVYASRHSAELKRLVLVDTVGTLHRLALSQYFVRQQLRLEVPFFADSLQSSLGKVAGLLLEKTSRIPLDPGLILTSAELRERFLAGDPARIAALALVETNFSLLLPRIRVPTWLLWGTQDQVAPLRIAKLLAWNLPQAQLVLLDGLGHTPMAENPARFNNALLGRLTENPQRPQPVASPPELAAGFCEGENGRVFSGHYSTLSIQRCRNVRLENLSARHIEIHDSEVTMESSRIHSLTEAPALLVSHSRLTLTGVDLQGTVGILTEQSRLDLAGVRFIDTPVAISAIGHPSALLSSSSAKFIGNRAQGLQMNRSLVAGDRL; encoded by the coding sequence ATGCAAAGGATAACCCGGGGCGACTTGGCTGCGGCTTGTCGGTGGCAACGGCTACGGCGCGTTCGTCTCCGTGCCGTTTGGCCGCTGGCCGGCCTGCTGGTCATTCTGTTAACCTGTCGATTTGGCGGGGTGGCTGATGCGGCAACCTGGTCCAGCGAAAAGCTCGTGACCGAACCCTATTTCAACGGGCAGATGCTGATCCGCGAGGCCGGGCAGGAGCATCCCGAACTGGTCCTGCTGCTCCACGGTCTGGGGGATGAAGCCGGCACTACGTGGGACTCACTGCTGCCGGAGCTGGCGACTCATTATCATGTGGTGGCCCCGGATCTGCCCGGTTTCGGACGTTCCGCCAAGGGCAATCAGCTCTACACTCCTGAGGCCTATGCAGCCATCGTTGACTGGCTGGTGGCAACCCTGCCGGATAAACCGCTGACCCTGGTCGGGCACTCCCTGGGTGGTGCGGTAGCTATGGTCTATGCCTCCCGTCATAGCGCTGAGCTGAAGCGTTTGGTGCTGGTCGATACGGTCGGCACCCTGCATCGGCTGGCCTTGAGCCAGTATTTCGTCCGGCAGCAGCTGCGTCTGGAGGTGCCGTTTTTTGCGGATTCCCTGCAGTCATCGCTGGGAAAGGTGGCCGGCCTGCTGCTTGAAAAAACCTCACGGATACCATTGGACCCGGGCCTGATTCTGACCTCGGCGGAGCTGCGTGAACGTTTCCTGGCGGGTGACCCGGCGCGAATTGCCGCCTTGGCTCTGGTGGAAACCAATTTTTCCCTGCTCCTGCCCCGCATCAGGGTGCCGACCTGGCTGCTCTGGGGGACCCAGGATCAGGTGGCCCCGTTACGGATCGCCAAACTGCTGGCCTGGAACCTGCCGCAGGCCCAGCTGGTGCTGCTGGACGGTCTGGGACACACGCCGATGGCGGAGAACCCGGCGCGCTTTAATAATGCGCTACTCGGCAGGTTGACGGAGAATCCACAACGCCCCCAGCCTGTCGCCAGTCCACCTGAACTTGCGGCCGGCTTTTGCGAGGGTGAAAATGGGCGGGTGTTCAGCGGTCATTATTCCACCCTGAGCATCCAGCGCTGTCGCAATGTGCGCCTGGAAAACCTGTCGGCCCGGCATATCGAGATCCACGATTCCGAAGTGACCATGGAGTCTTCCCGGATCCATTCGCTGACTGAGGCTCCGGCCCTACTGGTGAGCCATTCCCGGCTGACCCTGACCGGGGTCGATCTGCAGGGGACGGTCGGTATCCTGACCGAGCAGAGTCGACTCGACCTGGCCGGCGTGCGCTTTATCGATACCCCGGTTGCGATCAGCGCGATCGGTCACCCGTCGGCCTTGCTCAGTTCCAGCTCCGCCAAATTCATTGGCAACCGGGCACAGGGGCTGCAGATGAACCGTTCCCTGGTCGCCGGGGATCGGCTCTAG
- the hypF gene encoding carbamoyltransferase HypF — protein sequence MNKAITRTRLHIEGIVQGVGFRPFVYREAQACGLAGWVLNNSQGVLIEIEGLPAQQQEFLARLQQRLPPLASITRLVRQPIPAQGESSFQIRASATENDHNIQVAADSYVCPDCLAELFDPADRRYGYPFINCTNCGPRYSIVTAIPYDRPNTTMAAFRMCPHCQAEYDDPGSRRFHAQPNACPVCGPQLQLVDAAGNPVNGDPIAQTSALLAAGHIIAIKGLGGYHLAVAADNAAAVAELRRRKARDEKPFALMSFDLERIRGYARVSAAEAALLTGPQRPIVLLEKLPEHNLAELVAPRNRYFGVMLPATPLHYLLLRQFPALVMTSGNRSDEPIAFEDHDARERLATIADYRLSHNRAIHIRCDDSIARVMTGKPLLLRRSRGFVPHSLPLPGAQSRVLALGAELKSTFCLSRRDRAFLSQHIGDLKNLETAQSLAAGIAHLERILEWQPEVIAHDLHPDYLSTSYARERAAQHNGLPCIAVQHHHAHLASCMAENGISEPCIGLVCDGIGYGEDGQIWGGEFLIGDYHSYQRVGHFADLPMPGGDAATREPYRMAISLLHRVYGRELPELPFLRSVPDGTLQLLLQMIEKRVNSPLTSSCGRLFDAIAALTGLRSHSHYEGQAALELEMAISGNCFTPYPYQLEPQAGQWIFDPGPSVRAIVNDLFEEVDVGMISGRFHTTLAVMMVDVCSHIRAAHGLCKVVLSGGVFQNRFLTETILSLLHKQDFQPVTHSLVPPNDGGLALGQAVIAGHQLQ from the coding sequence GTGAACAAAGCCATAACCAGAACACGGCTGCATATCGAAGGGATCGTCCAAGGGGTCGGTTTTCGCCCTTTTGTCTATCGCGAGGCGCAGGCTTGTGGCCTGGCCGGCTGGGTGCTGAACAACAGCCAAGGGGTGCTGATCGAAATCGAAGGGCTGCCCGCGCAGCAGCAAGAATTCCTCGCGCGCCTACAACAGCGGCTACCGCCGCTGGCCAGCATCACCCGCCTGGTCCGGCAGCCGATCCCGGCCCAGGGGGAGAGTTCCTTTCAGATCCGGGCCAGTGCCACGGAAAACGACCATAACATCCAGGTCGCCGCGGACAGTTATGTCTGCCCCGATTGCCTGGCCGAACTGTTTGATCCCGCCGACCGCCGTTATGGCTATCCGTTTATCAACTGCACCAACTGCGGTCCCCGTTACAGCATTGTCACGGCCATTCCTTACGACCGCCCCAACACCACCATGGCCGCCTTCCGCATGTGCCCGCACTGCCAGGCCGAATATGACGATCCCGGCTCCCGCCGATTTCATGCCCAGCCCAATGCCTGCCCGGTCTGCGGACCGCAGCTACAGCTGGTCGATGCCGCCGGCAACCCGGTCAACGGCGACCCGATTGCGCAAACCAGCGCCCTGCTCGCCGCAGGCCATATTATCGCCATTAAAGGGCTGGGCGGATATCATCTCGCCGTAGCCGCCGACAATGCTGCGGCGGTTGCCGAGCTGCGGCGGCGCAAAGCCCGGGATGAAAAACCTTTCGCCCTGATGAGCTTCGATCTGGAGCGGATTCGCGGCTACGCCCGGGTCAGCGCGGCGGAAGCCGCGCTGCTGACTGGCCCGCAGCGCCCCATCGTCCTGTTGGAAAAACTGCCCGAACACAACCTTGCCGAGCTGGTCGCCCCGCGCAACCGCTATTTTGGCGTCATGCTCCCGGCAACCCCGCTCCACTACCTGCTGCTGCGCCAGTTTCCGGCCCTGGTCATGACCAGCGGCAACCGTAGCGACGAGCCCATCGCTTTTGAGGACCACGATGCCCGCGAGCGCCTCGCCACCATCGCCGATTACCGACTCAGTCACAACCGCGCCATTCACATCCGTTGCGACGATTCCATCGCCCGCGTGATGACCGGCAAACCGTTGTTGCTGCGCCGCTCCCGCGGTTTTGTACCCCACAGTCTGCCCCTGCCCGGGGCACAGTCCAGAGTCCTGGCCCTGGGGGCGGAGCTGAAGAGTACCTTCTGCCTGAGCCGCCGCGACCGGGCATTTTTGAGTCAGCATATCGGTGACCTCAAGAACCTGGAGACAGCCCAGTCCCTTGCTGCCGGTATCGCTCATCTGGAGAGGATTCTTGAATGGCAGCCCGAAGTGATCGCTCATGACCTGCATCCCGATTATCTGTCGACCAGCTACGCCCGGGAGCGGGCCGCACAGCACAACGGGCTGCCCTGCATCGCGGTCCAGCATCATCATGCTCACCTGGCCAGCTGCATGGCTGAAAACGGCATCAGCGAACCCTGCATCGGCTTGGTCTGCGACGGGATCGGCTACGGCGAGGACGGACAGATCTGGGGCGGGGAATTCCTGATCGGCGATTACCACAGTTATCAACGGGTCGGTCATTTCGCTGACCTGCCCATGCCCGGCGGGGATGCCGCCACCCGGGAACCCTACCGCATGGCGATCAGTCTCCTACACCGGGTCTATGGACGGGAGCTACCGGAGCTGCCCTTTTTACGTAGCGTCCCGGACGGCACCCTGCAGCTGCTTTTGCAAATGATTGAAAAAAGGGTCAACAGCCCGCTGACCAGCAGTTGCGGGCGACTGTTTGACGCCATCGCGGCATTGACCGGACTGCGCAGCCACAGTCATTACGAAGGGCAGGCCGCGCTGGAACTGGAGATGGCGATCAGCGGCAACTGCTTTACCCCCTACCCTTACCAGCTCGAACCGCAGGCCGGGCAGTGGATTTTCGATCCGGGGCCCAGTGTCCGCGCCATCGTCAACGATCTGTTTGAGGAGGTTGACGTCGGAATGATCAGTGGTCGTTTTCACACCACCCTGGCGGTGATGATGGTCGATGTCTGCAGCCATATTCGCGCTGCTCATGGGCTGTGCAAGGTGGTTTTATCGGGCGGGGTCTTCCAGAACCGGTTCCTGACCGAAACCATCCTGTCACTGTTACATAAACAGGATTTCCAGCCGGTTACGCATTCCCTGGTCCCGCCCAACGATGGCGGCCTGGCTCTGGGGCAAGCGGTGATCGCCGGGCACCAGTTGCAGTAG